The window acgggatagcaacaacaatctttcactatatcaataatgagtacaaccaataatcttgccaaatctcTATAACTAGGACTTGACAAaaaaacctgaaagaacaagaacaagaaatacactatctcttttcttttctctcgcacacacaatattctctcactctaatctcttgagtggtatacaatttattgttttgctcccctcttaaaactagtacaatagcccctttatatagacataataaaggtcttcttcaataatgactattaatcctaattggaaaCTAGTTATAAAACCTACTCCAATTGAGAAATTAATTCCAATTGGGtaaacaactccaattgggaaaacaattccaattgggaaaacaatttaatcctctaagACTATTAATTCCCAATAGACTTAGGACGACTTATCATGGGCTGGAAAAAACCCAACATTTATGCTGTGTATTCTAGTCGTTCAGGttgatttaattttgttttcacaCTAATAATTTTATGCATTTCTCTAGGTGGTTGCACACATGATGCCTGATCTTCCAAATGTAGGAGTAGAGAGAGACATGGAGAGTTTTCGGGAGTTTTTTGAGAGCCCCTCGTTCCGAGCAGATGGGCTTAAAATTTATCCAACACTTGTAATCCGTGGAACTGGACTTTAtgagctttggaaaactggcagGTATGAttttattatgaattttatacAAAACTTATTACAAGGAATTCAGATATAGAGCATTATGAAATCTATTACGTGTCTTACTAAACGGTGCAACACTTATTCGAAAATACTGATTGCATTTAGGTTTGTGTTTGGAAAGTAATTGCagtttcctttcttcttttcagGTATAGAAATTACCCACCTGAGCAACTTGTGGACATTGTAGCAAGGATCCTAGCTATGGTGCCCCCTTGGACACGTGTTTACAGAGTTCAGCGAGACATTCCAATGCCTCTTGTTACTTCTGGGGTTGAGAAAGGAAATCTTCGGGAGTTAGCTTTGGCTCGGATGGAAGACTTGGGCTTGAAGTGCCGTGATGTTCGAACACGAGAGGCTGGAATTCAGGTATGCCGGTAGTCATTCTTGTTTGAATATGCTTTATACTAATGAGGCTTCAAATTTGACCTTCCACCCCTACCCCTAGAATGAAACTATACTGAACATTCTTGATGGTTCTAGGACATACATCACAAAATTAGGCCGGACCAAGTGGAGCTTGTTCGTCGTGATTATACGGCAAATGAAGGATGGGAAACATTTCTTTCATATGAAGATACTCGCCAGGTATTCCTTCTATAAATacctgaagatgatgattgtaaCATTGAGTAGAATATCTAATTTAATTTTCGCTTCAGCATATATAGATGAACTGAGGATCTCACTTTCCAAAACTTCCTTGTTTCTCGGATTTGCATAGTGATTTGTGCACAGAATCTTATGGCTTGAGTTTTACCCGGTGGGCAGGTTGTCTATACTGACGCTTTAACATGATTTTGTTTGATTCTTATTGTAAATAGGACATTCTTGTCGGGTTACTGCGTTTAAGAAAGTGTGGCCGCAATACTACTTGTCCCGAACTCATGGGGAAGTGCTCTATTGTTCGTGAACTCCATGTTTATGGAACTGCTGTTCCAGTTCATGGGCGGGATTCTGACAAGCTGCAACACCAGGTAATGTAGCTCGTACATCAACTGTTTTATGTTACCGTAAATGTTGAGATGAATATATTGGGGTTAATCTGCCTCATCAAACTTCATAAATCATAGGAGTATTCTGTCTAACATGTTCCATTCCCCAATTGATTCAAACAGGGTTATGGTACCCTTTTGATGGAGGAGGCCGAGCGGATTGCTAGCAGGGAGCATAGGTCGAAAAAGATTGCTGTCATTTCTGGAGTAGGAACTCGTCATTACTATAGGAAATTAGGCTACGAACTCGAAGGACCTTACATGGTGAAACATCTTGTGTGACGAGATAAaaaaaactagtttcgtacagtTTTGTAACTCGATCCTAAACAAGTTGTAACTTCCATTGCATAACCAGTTTGTATGTTTTGAGCTTCCAATACACAATTTGTTTGCTATTTACTCTCATTGTGGTCATCGCTTTAATTCCATTCTTTTCACTTTGGTCCTCCCAATTTTTAgattgttttcaatttcatcCACCCACTCACCTTGCTGGCTCACGTCTTTTCGTACATTGTCCGTTTTGGTCGACATTGGAGGAAATGAGTTACATGGAATGGAATGAGTTACCATTATGCAGCGTTTTGGTTTAATAATATATGGGTGGGGATGTTGGCgatgattttattttatgtaaGTTGTTCTCCAATTTGAAACCCAAAATAGTAACTCAGATGTAAGACGGGGCCAACATGGGGCAAGATATTCACAAAATGGATAAAATGAGACACATTTTTGAAGTTGTAACTAAACTCTTCAAATTGATATCTAATCCTTATATGTATCTATCTTTAATCTATAATATCATCGATATATAGTTGGTATTAAATTTTTCTACGATATATAGTTGGTATTAAATTTTTCTAAGTCGATATCTAATCGTTGCCTGTATCAATCTTTAATATGTTATGTCATCGATATATCGttgatattaaaattttatctgTTGATTCAATTTGATTTCTAATCATTTTACACAATGTTTTGAGCTTCCATTTCACGATTTGTTTGCTATTTACTCTCATTGTGGTCAACTCTTTAATTccattattttcactttggtcctCCCAATTTTTAGATTGTTatcattttcatccattcactcACCCGGCTGGCTCACGTCTTTTCGTACATTTTGTCTGTTTTGGTCGACTTTTGAGCAAATGAGTTGCATGGAATGAGTTACCATTATGCGGAATTAGATCCTCTTCTCAGCTCGGGCTAAGAAGCCTACTGATTAGatcgttaaattttgatctaacgactacaattattataatttttaggaaGATGCTCTATTTATAACCATTGGATTAAAATCTAACGATCCTTGTGTGTTGGTTAGGAGGCTCTTGAGCCCAAAAtaaggagaggatccaattccaccATTATGCAGCGTTTTGGTTTAGTAGTATACGGGTTGGGATGTGTTGGCgatgattttattttatgtaaGTTATTCTCCTATTTGAAACCCAAAATGATCAACCTAGATGTAGAACGGCCAACATGGGGCAAGATATTCACAAAACGGGTAAAATGAGACACATTTTTGAAGTTGTAACTAAACTcttcaaattgatatataaTCCTTATATGTATCTATCTTTAATCTGTTATGTCATCGATATATCGTTGGTATTAAATTTTTCCAAGTCGATATCTTATCGTTGCCTGTATCAATCTTTGATCTGTTATGTGACCAATATATGGTTGATATTAAATTTTTATCTGTTGATGCAATTTGATTTCTAATCATTTTACACAATGTCGCGATAATATTTTAACAACGATAAAACGTCGTCGTTCACGTGTTTGATATAGACCAGTAAACCGGCAAAGCCATTGCCAATTTCGCAATAACGGGCAGAAAGCTATTTGCTCGCGCTCCTCGCTTTATTATCCCGGCTAGGCGGCTCCATTATGCTTAAATCAAGCTTCGCTCCCATTTTCTCAACCTTTCCCGCCAAACGCCTATCGCCGCCGAAGCCACCGCCGGGCACTATCTTCACCTGCTTCGCACACACTGCGCCAACTGTTCGACAAAATGCCTCAACCAAAACCCCCGCCACCATTCTCCCGCTTCCCACTTCCGCCTACATCCACCTCCCTTTCTGCCGGAAGCGCTGCCACTACTGCGACTTCACAATCGTTGCCCTCGGCTCTGCTTCCACCCAAACGGACGATGACCCGCGAATGACGAACTACGTCCAGTTACTCTGCCGAGAAATCAACGCCACCAAAGCCGAAAACAGGACCAACCCGCCTCTGGAGACGGTGTTTTTTGGCGGCGGCACGCCGTCTCTTGTGCCGCCAAAGCTCGTTAATTCCGTTTTGGAGACGTTGAGGTTGAAATTCGGGTTGAGTTCGGAGGCTGAGGTGTCAATGGAGATGGACCCGGGGACTTTCGATGCGAAGAAGATGAGGGGAATGATGGAGCTGGGTGTGAATAGGGTGTCATTGGGAGTTCAGGCGTTTCAGGAAGAGTTGTTGAAAGCTTGTGGGAGAGCTCATGGTCTTAGGGAAGTCTACGAGGCTATGGAGATTGTTGGGGAATGTGGGGTTGAGAATTGGAGCGTGGATCTTATCTCTTCTCTGCCTCACCAGACCCCGGAAATGTGGGAGGAGAGCTTGAGGCTGACGGTTGAGGCTCGTCCGACCCATGTTTCGGTTTATGATTTGCAAGTCGAACAAGGCACGAAATTCGGGTTGTTGTAAGTAATGGTACAAGTGATGAATTATGTGGTTTGAGTTTCGGAATGAATTTGGTTTTGAAGTTGGAATCTTTTTGCTTGCAGGTACACACCAGGGGAGTTCCCGTTGCCTTCGGAAACACGGTCAGCTGAGTTTTATAAGATGGCGTCTAGGATGCTTTCGGATGCGGGTTACAACCACTACGAAATTAGCAGT is drawn from Malus domestica chromosome 14, GDT2T_hap1 and contains these coding sequences:
- the LOC103428767 gene encoding uncharacterized protein, with protein sequence MLKSSFAPIFSTFPAKRLSPPKPPPGTIFTCFAHTAPTVRQNASTKTPATILPLPTSAYIHLPFCRKRCHYCDFTIVALGSASTQTDDDPRMTNYVQLLCREINATKAENRTNPPLETVFFGGGTPSLVPPKLVNSVLETLRLKFGLSSEAEVSMEMDPGTFDAKKMRGMMELGVNRVSLGVQAFQEELLKACGRAHGLREVYEAMEIVGECGVENWSVDLISSLPHQTPEMWEESLRLTVEARPTHVSVYDLQVEQGTKFGLLYTPGEFPLPSETRSAEFYKMASRMLSDAGYNHYEISSYCKSGYHCRHNLTYWKNKPFYAFGLGSASYVDGVRFSRPKRMKEYTVYVENLENGLVDHCESNRTAQDMATDVVMLSLRTSRGLDLKSFGEAYGSSLVLTLCKAYKPYVESGHVVFLDEQRRALTADEFDALQVNKDETERSPAYIRLSDPDGFLLSNELISLAFAVVAP